From a single Nakaseomyces glabratus chromosome H, complete sequence genomic region:
- the TIM13 gene encoding protein translocase subunit TIM13 (CAGL0H09306g~Ortholog(s) have protein transporter activity, role in protein import into mitochondrial inner membrane and cytosol, mitochondrial intermembrane space protein transporter complex, nucleus localization) yields the protein MALFGGSSSQAPASATDNKVQAFKQQIAQEIAVANATDLVNKVSENCFEKCLQSPYKDGNEGCVDQCLAKYMRSWNVISKTYINRIQDASTTGEI from the coding sequence ATGGCATTATTTGGTGGATCATCTAGTCAAGCTCCTGCATCTGCTACAGATAATAAAGTGCAGGCATTCAAGCAGCAGATTGCACAAGAGATAGCAGTTGCCAATGCCACTGATCTAGTTAACAAAGTGTCTGAGAACTGCTTTGAGAAGTGTCTGCAGTCTCCATACAAAGACGGTAACGAAGGATGTGTCGATCAATGCCTTGCCAAGTATATGCGCTCCTGGAATGTAATCTCGAAGACATACATTAACAGAATACAGGATGCCTCTACAACTGGTGAAATATAG
- the QCR9 gene encoding ubiquinol--cytochrome-c reductase subunit 9 (CAGL0H09328g~Ortholog(s) have ubiquinol-cytochrome-c reductase activity and role in aerobic respiration, mitochondrial electron transport, ubiquinol to cytochrome c, mitochondrial respiratory chain complex III assembly), whose protein sequence is MSFSSLYKVLFKRNSIFVGTILASAFVFQGAFDTAVTSWYENHNKGKLWKDVKAQIGAAGGDEEDDDDE, encoded by the coding sequence atGTCGTTCAGCTCACTATACAAAGTTCTGTTCAAGAGAAACTCCATTTTCGTTGGTACTATCTTAGCATCTGCATTTGTATTCCAAGGTGCTTTTGACACCGCTGTCACATCCTGGTATGAGAACCACAACAAGGGTAAATTATGGAAGGACGTTAAGGCACAGATAGGCGCTGCTGGTGGCGATGAGGAggacgatgatgatgagtAG
- the UBR1 gene encoding E3 ubiquitin-protein ligase UBR1 (CAGL0H09350g~Ortholog(s) have ubiquitin-protein transferase activity) produces MDLQAVRMEVRETLNSIHEMNYFKGTRGPTERVKMSFTLKEFLYRYLYYLICDEGKNLPQLFDTAPVGLFPKDLKEIKDIDLVWATKSNSFFTIDKEKVTKVHRHSGRNCGRKFKIGEPLYRCHECGCDETCVLCIFCFNPEDHVGHHVYTDICSDVTSGICDCGDEEAWNVPLNCKAELEEKNQESTGESNASNENTFMKPETTQLIEVILEEVIDHFIDVFNQNLEPLPTFQHAISLKLKSHTQFGKIKERSEFLNDFKYKNFYNSAANYGETNENSSSNENIPEENMDKDSDEVADDVASTGGVLQADKTSEDCPTEPKHYTVMIYNDEFHNYSQATTALRQGVPDNVHTDLLTSRIDSEGRAMLKCSMDLSSVMGGFFAVQTNGLTATLTSWDEYIHQEACKHLIFWITHCLAIPDPDFQNTFRDALGKVLCSQYDSTKTVDMNPFINKHFEHLFEEEGNHDCLNMSVLAPGNKIPLGKHKALSNDSIDKISTGINELIEIKDKNYTNSRVQYLLYFDNRYWKRLRKEVQNMIIPTLSSSFTYKPYFCRQVVEIFNHMTRSVAYMDREPQLTALRECIVQLFTCPTNAAMIFNDGSFIDIVWSVFDIFAEFCKYDGPLLLWQRVQKSNPTKSYSISFKQGLYTVETLLSKVADPNIPLRAPEFVSIVTLCKIFNGAWKLKRKEGEHILHEDQYFIPYLEYTTSIYSIIQTIEKIMEQFKEQIDTNLLRNAIKLVNTFLAHRSLTYREVAGTHEIIKFEVSREPVAYMNPVQTLFSFLIEKTSLTEAKEIVLRDCNDFLKISDFSLRAVVLCAQIDVGFWVRNGVSVLHQASYYRNNPELNSYSRDIHLNQLALLWEVDDIPRILYNILDRWELLSWFTGETEYNNTVYEDKIGLVIQQFITFLYHLLTERRFFKNYASAKEKRFSQIKTSIMYSLYTKPLSYSKLLKNVPDYLSEDGTEFDKALSEVSTFMEPKGLADNGVFVLKDNLYSKIDPLRLDNLENEFESSASIIKSHLATSKEDVNKTILVPQLIHPKHLDPLTMRLGAFTRTGVFAKLMYKLLQVCLDTENGLFLNELLHLIHCVFKDDEQVNGKSSIPQNFISKSICNLFLSIANAKSDIFSESITSKADYLLEVMIRKNPEDVFDSLITGFGLEYVDEYKTKKLNQGVILEETEKEKKKRLAKKHQAKLMAKFNSQQSKFMKENSAVFDDKENELDMLGNKITASEDFTCSLCQDDTSDDFFVVPVYHDFSPAFREADVYSAEDYSGKVHGFFNDEEKASATDATVLEDLRLNSEMGSRKVFVSCNHHIHHNCFRRYIQKKRFSSNAFICPLCQTFSNAVIPICQTDKSEEALNLNSFGMPMPILDIVSRLFKNFTVSRYKSIHSIFNLILPQINSFDKIIRKSSEFNDTDTSLIMAAHWANTISMLEISSRLDPPDTNSYIKGREQKFKTLGNILISMSLFYYIMGKPTNKLEIYDSSSESGNCYNQVLQYIVKSTLFENTPVKEAVSRVMFVLIKQTVQSYFKCMWMNDSREDYQFSDMFKDGYEAPELVVSAIRQFENEYFKTNISKTREVHEKDQAYYNIIYSFLLNQIVPSYKRVFIMLKVFHNLVKESEDQPLIIDDVNIESDISIEDYVSFANSATPLLTEFTDFDDMFVQALLDSKFTEGNDTYLKDIPHEYPGVVKLINLKKYLNTYVTDSKQFKLLEEALTNVINPKNRLDFRICLTCGMKVHLRTDRREMSRHLTNCFSSFGLFLMPNTSEVCLFLSQPPSNIFISAPYLNSHGEVGRNAMRRGDLTTLNLKRYEHLNKLWINNEVTGYISRVMGDEFRVNILSNGFLFEITRGQRFPTRPTEIDEDNDFYDDEEIRDVDMDDEDLARGANGIVGGPAAAAAAATTLFGFPNAAGAQGDVRDFFQIFEDFRDAVQNGDNDEQDFRMDLEDTDGNTWQNQDQEDTDDEPEW; encoded by the coding sequence TGCCACAGTTATTTGATACTGCTCCTGTTGGCCTATTTCCTAAGGATTTAAAAGAGATCAAAGATATAGACCTGGTATGGGCAACTAAATCAAACTCTTTCTTTACCAttgacaaagaaaaagttaCTAAAGTCCATAGACATAGTGGGAGAAACTGTGGTAGGAAGTTTAAGATCGGTGAGCCGCTATATAGATGTCATGAATGTGGATGCGATGAGACCTGTGTCTTatgtatattttgtttcaatCCAGAGGACCACGTAGGCCACCATGTCTACACAGATATATGCTCTGATGTGACCAGTGGTATATGTGACTGTGGCGATGAAGAAGCGTGGAATGTACCATTGAATTGTAAAGCTGAATTAGAGGAGAAAAATCAGGAATCTACAGGTGAAAGCAATGCTTCAAATGAAAACACATTCATGAAACCCGAGACCACTCAGCTAATAGAAGTCATATTAGAAGAGGTAATAGATCATTTCATTGATGTATTTAATCAAAACTTGGAACCACTACCCACTTTTCAACATGCCATATCTTTGAAGCTGAAGTCACACACTCAATTTggcaaaataaaagaaagaagtgaATTTTTGAACGATTTCAAGTATAAGAACTTCTATAATTCAGCGGCAAATTATGGCGAGACAAATGAAAACAGTAGTTCTAACGAAAATATACCAGAAGAAAATATGGATAAAGATTCGGATGAAGTAGCTGACGATGTAGCGAGTACCGGCGGCGTTTTACAAGCCGATAAAACCTCTGAAGATTGTCCGACGGAGCCTAAGCATTACACAGTTATGATTTATAACGATGAGTTCCACAATTACTCACAAGCAACTACAGCTTTAAGACAAGGTGTTCCAGATAATGTACACACGGATCTTTTGACTTCAAGAATCGATAGCGAGGGAAGAGCAATGTTAAAATGTTCTATGGATTTATCCTCTGTGATGGGCGGTTTTTTTGCGGTACAAACAAACGGGTTAACCGCAACCTTAACTTCGTGGGATGAATACATTCATCAAGAAGCATGCAAACATCTAATATTTTGGATTACTCATTGTTTAGCTATTCCTGATCCTGATTTTCAAAACACTTTCAGGGACGCTTTAGGTAAGGTATTATGCTCTCAATACGACTCcaccaagactgttgacATGAATCCGTTTATAAATAAGCATTTTGAACATCTTTTTGAAGAGGAAGGTAATCATGATTGTCTCAACATGTCTGTCCTTGCACCTGGTAACAAAATTCCTCTAGGCAAACACAAGGCCTTGAGTAATGATTCGATTGACAAAATTTCTACAGGTATTAATGAACTAATAGAAATAAAGGATAAGAATTATACTAATTCGAGAGTccaatatttattatattttgataacaGGTACTGGAAGAGATTGAGAAAAGAGGTACAAAATATGATTATCCCAACACTCTCCTCATCTTTTACCTACAAACCATATTTCTGCAGACAAGTTGTTGAGATATTCAACCATATGACTAGGTCAGTAGCTTATATGGACAGAGAGCCTCAACTAACTGCTCTTAGAGAATGCATTGTTCAATTGTTTACATGTCCAACCAATGCTGCTATGATATTTAATGATGGTAGTTTTATTGACATTGTATGGTCTGTATTTGACATATTTGCAGAATTTTGTAAATATGATGGTCCATTATTGTTATGGCAAAGAGTACAAAAAAGTAACCCTACGAAGAGTTATAGCATTTCGTTCAAACAGGGTCTTTATACAGTAGAAACTCTTCTGAGTAAAGTTGCTGACCCCAATATTCCACTCCGTGCCCCTGAATTTGTCTCAATAGTAACCTTAtgcaaaatattcaatGGTGCATGGAAATTAAAACGGAAGGAGGGTGAACATATCTTACACGAGGACCAATACTTTATTCCATATCTAGAATACACGACATCAATTTACAGCATCATTCAAACCATAGAAAAGATTATGGAGCAATTCAAAGAGCAGATTGATACAAATTTACTGAGGAATGCCATTAAACTCGTAAACACTTTCCTGGCACATAGGTCTCTTACTTACAGGGAAGTGGCTGGCACCCATGAGATCATCAAGTTTGAGGTTAGTCGCGAGCCAGTTGCATATATGAATCCAGTTCAAACgcttttttcatttttgatTGAAAAAACGTCTCTTAcagaagcaaaagaaatagtTTTAAGAGATTGTAACGACTTCTTGAAAATTTCGGACTTTTCCTTAAGAGCAGTTGTACTATGTGCGCAAATTGATGTTGGCTTCTGGGTGAGAAATGGTGTGTCAGTTCTTCACCAAGCATCCTATTATAGGAACAACCCCGAGCTGAACTCATATTCCAGAGATATACACTTGAACCAATTAGCTCTTTTATGGGAAGTTGATGATATTCCAAGAATTCTATACAATATTCTCGATAGATGGGAATTATTATCATGGTTCACTGGGGAAACCGAATATAATAACACCGTTTATGAAGATAAGATTGGCCTAGTTATTCAGCAATTCATTACATTCCTATACCACCTTCTCACTGAGAGGAGATTTTTTAAAAACTATGCCAGCGCCAAGGAAAAGAGGTTTtcacaaataaaaacatcCATAATGTACAGCTTGTACACTAAGCCTCTATCGTATTCTAAACTTCTAAAAAATGTCCCCGATTACCTTTCAGAGGATGGAACTGAATTTGACAAGGCACTATCAGAAGTATCTACTTTTATGGAGCCTAAAGGACTAGCTGATAATGGTGTATTTGTGTTGAAGGACAATTTATATTCGAAAATTGATCCACTGAGGTTAGATAATTTGGaaaatgaatttgaaagtAGTGCTAGCATAATCAAGTCACATTTGGCAACATCAAAGGAAGATGTCAATAAAACAATTCTGGTTCCGCAACTGATACATCCAAAACACTTAGATCCATTGACTATGCGCTTAGGTGCTTTTACCAGAACTGGTGTGTTTGCCAAACTAATGTACAAATTGCTACAGGTATGTTTAGATACTGAGAACGgattatttttaaatgaATTATTACACCTGATACATTGTGTTTTTAAGGATGACGAACAGGTAAATGGCAAATCGTCTATTCCTCAAAACTTCATTTCCAAATCAATCTGTAATCTTTTCTTGAGTATTGCAAATGCTAAATCTGATATCTTTTCTGAAAGCATAACCAGCAAGGCCGATTATTTATTGGAAGTaatgataagaaaaaatCCTGAGGATGTGTTTGACTCTCTCATTACTGGATTCGGTTTAGAATATGTTGATGAGTATAAGACGAAAAAGCTAAATCAAGGTGTTATCTTAGAGGAAActgaaaaggaaaagaagaaaagactGGCAAAGAAACATCAAGCAAAATTGATGGCAAAATTTAATAGTCAACAGAGTAAATTCATGAAGGAGAATTCTGCAGTTTTCgatgataaagaaaacGAACTAGATATGCTCGGTAACAAAATAACTGCCTCCGAAGACTTTACATGCTCTTTATGCCAAGATGACACTTCTGATGACTTTTTCGTAGTTCCTGTTTATCATGACTTTTCACCGGCCTTTAGAGAGGCAGATGTGTATTCTGCAGAAGATTATAGCGGTAAAGTTCATGGATTTTTTAATGACGAAGAAAAGGCGTCTGCCACAGATGCAACTGTTTTGGAAGACTTGAGACTCAATTCTGAAATGGGTTCTAGAAAGGTGTTTGTTTCATGTAATCACCACATCCATCATAATTGTTTTAGAAGATATATTCAGAAAAAGAGATTTTCCTCAAATGCATTCATATGTCCACTATGTCAGACTTTTTCTAATGCCGTGATTCCTATATGTCAAACTGATAAATCTGAGGAAGCTCTAAATTTAAACAGTTTTGGTATGCCTATGCCTATTCTTGATATTGTATCTCGTCTGTTTAAGAACTTTACAGTATCTAGATACAAGAGCATCCATTCTATTTTCAACTTAATTTTACCACAGATTAATTcatttgacaaaattatAAGGAAGTCCTCTGAATTCAATGACACTGATACCTCGTTAATCATGGCTGCTCACTGGGCGAATACTATTAGTATGCTTGAAATCTCATCACGTCTTGATCCTCCTGATACTAATTCATATATTAAGGGTAGAGAACAGAAATTTAAAACTCTGGGCAACATTCTGATTTCTATGTCACTTTTCTATTATATCATGGGCAAACCTACAAACAAGCTCGAAATTTATGATTCATCTTCAGAAAGTGGAAATTGTTACaatcaagttcttcaatatATTGTAAAAAGTACGTTGTTTGAAAATACACCTGTTAAGGAAGCTGTATCAAGGGTTATGTTTGTTTTGATCAAACAAACCGTCCAGTCCTATTTTAAATGTATGTGGATGAATGATTCAAGAGAAGACTATCAATTCTCAGATATGTTCAAAGATGGATATGAAGCTCCTGAGTTAGTTGTATCAGCTATCAgacaatttgaaaatgagtACTTCAAGACCAATATTTCGAAAACAAGGGAAGTACATGAGAAGGATCAAGCATAttacaatataatatattctttcCTACTTAACCAAATTGTTCCAAGTTACAAGCGAGTGTTCATCATGTTAAAGGTCTTCCACAATTTGGTGAAGGAGTCAGAAGATCAACCACTAATAATCGACGATGTTAACATAGAGAGCGACATCTCCATAGAGGACTATGTATCTTTTGCTAACTCAGCAACACCATTACTGACTGAATTTACAGACTTCGATGACATGTTTGTGCAAGCATTGTTGGACTCGAAATTCACTGAGGGAAACGACACCTACTTGAAGGATATTCCGCATGAATACCCAGGTGTTGTGAAATTGATtaacttgaagaaatatttgaatacTTATGTCACAGACTCAAAACAATTCAAGCTGCTTGAGGAGGCACTGACGAATGTTATTAACCCTAAGAATAGACTTGACTTCCGAATTTGTTTGACTTGTGGTATGAAAGTCCATCTGAGAACCGACCGTAGAGAAATGTCACGTCACTTGACTAATTGTTTCTCATCTTTTGGACTTTTCTTAATGCCCAACACCAGTGAAGTTTGTTTATTCCTGAGCCAACCACCATCTAACATCTTTATCTCAGCTCCTTACTTGAATTCTCATGGTGAGGTAGGAAGAAATGCCATGAGAAGAGGGGACCTGACCAcattgaatttgaaaagataTGAACATCTGAACAAGCTGTGGATCAACAATGAGGTGACAGGCTACATAAGTAGAGTCATGGGAGATGAGTTCCGTGTGAacattttatcaaatggATTTTTGTTCGAAATCACAAGAGGACAAAGATTCCCCACTAGGCCCACGGAGATAGATGAGGACAACGATTTCTATGACGATGAGGAGATTAGAGACGTTGACATGGATGACGAAGACTTGGCAAGAGGGGCCAATGGTATTGTTGGAGGGCCAGCCGCGGCAGCGGCAGCAGCCACCACACTCTTTGGCTTCCCTAATGCGGCTGGCGCCCAAGGGGATGTTAGAGACTTCTTTCAAATCTTTGAAGATTTCAGAGATGCTGTACAAAACGGTGATAACGATGAGCAGGATTTCCGTATGGACCTAGAAGATACTGACGGAAATACCTGGCAAAACCAGGACCAAGAAGACACTGACGATGAGCCTGAATGGTGA